GGTAGGCATGTTGCTGTCTATCTCGATGGTGAGATTAACATCGAATGCGGCGTCGAAGTTGCAGGACCTTTTTGCGGCGATGGTCGTGTCGTCCCGTCGACGACTCCCGGCGGAAGAGTCGCTTCGACGGTTCACATTGGGCCCTATCACCTACTCGGAAATGCTCACGCGGCCATCCGTAAATGGTGCCGCGACAACGGCCAGAGAAGTTGCGGACCGAACTGGGAGATATATGGCCATTGGAATGATGATCCGGCCCAGGTGCGCACCGATGTTTTTTACCTGCTCGACGGTTGATGCCACCCGAGCCATCCGGCGACTGCTGCGGTTGCCACCTGCGGGCCGGGACATGTTACAATGAGGGCCCGCAATAGGCCCCTCGGACGGATGATCCCCAGCCCGCCTGTCAATCATGAAGATCACGCAAGTAGTCTGTCAGATCCTGCGGATCAAAAACGTCGAAGCCAAGACGGCCAGCAGCCAGGATTCGGTGCTGGTACGTGTCCGCACCGATACGGGCCTAGAGGGCATTGGTGAAGCCGACGCCTCGCCCGAAGTCGTCAAAGCCATTATCGACGCGCCGTTTAGCCACAATATTGCCTGCGGACTGCGCGAGATCCTGGTTGGCCAGAACCCGCTCGAGACCCAGCGACTGTGGCAGTTGATGCTGCGACGCACAATGTACTTTGGTCGCACGTCGGTCACGATTACCGCTATGTCTGCCGTGGACATGGCTCTTTGGGACCTGAAGGGCAAGCATTTTGGCGAACCGATTCATCGACTGTTGGGAGGCAAGCAGCACGATCGGATCAAGGCCTATGCGTCGATCCTCTTTGGCCGCGACGGCCGCGAGACGGCCGACATTGGCCGCCGCTGGCGCGAGGCCGGTTATCGCGCAGTGAAATTCGGCTGGGAGCCGATGGGCCCCTCTGAGACGGTCGACATCGACCTGGTGCGTGGTGCCCGCGAAGGAGTGGGGGACGGCACCGTGCTGATCGATGCCGGCTGCGTGTGGGATGCGCGGACCGCCCTGAAACGCGCGCACGCTTTCGATCAGTTTGGCATTGAATGGCTCGAAGAACCGTTGCGCCCGGATGACTACGAGGGCTACGCCTGGCTGCGAGATCGTTCGCCGGTGCCGATCGCCTCGGGCGAAGAAGAGTGTGGCCGCGAGGCGTTCCGCCCGTTGATCGAACGACGTGCGCTCGATGTCTACCAGGTGGATCTGGCGCGAAACGGTTTCACCGACGCGGCCTATATTCGCGATCGAGTTGAAGAGATCGGCGCGCGGCTGTGCAACCATTGCTACACCAGCCCCGTGACGGTCGCGGCCGGCCTGCACTGGTTGAGCACCTGCCGTGACGCGTTCATTTACGAGGATTGCGTCGAGGATTCGCCGCTGCGGCACGAGTTGACGATCGAAAAGGTGCAGGCCGAGGATGGTTGGATCAGCGTGCCCGATCGGCCTGGCCTGGGCGTGACGTTGGACGAGAATTTCGTGAAAGCGCATCTGGTGGCGGAATCGGGCTCGAAAGGCTAGCGCCGCGCGCGGCCAAGACGTTTATGCAACGTGTAGTTCTCAACTTTGTCGAACGTACTATCGCAACAGCTTTGCTGCTGGTTGGTTGTGCGCCATTCGGCATCGCCGAGGAACAAACGCACGTTGATCTGCAGCACGACGTAATGCCGTTGCTACGTGCACGCTGCGTCAAATGTCACGGACCGATGAAGCGCGAAGGGGGCTTGAACCTCAGCACGCCGCGCAGCATGACCCGAGGAGGCGAATCGGGCCCGTCGATCGTCGCGGGCAATCTGGAAGACAGTTATCTGTGGGAGCGAATCGACGCCGATCAGATGCCGCCCGAAATGCCTCTTTCGGCAGAGGAGCGGGCCGTTCTGCAAACGTGGATCACGGCTGGCGCGCCAGGATTGCCATCCGCCGAAGAAGCCGCCAAGCCTGGTCCGGACCATTGGGCCTTTGTGCCACCTGTACGAGCGGAACTGCCGCTTGTGGCGCATCAGGATCGAGTTAGCAATGCCATCGATCGATTCATTCTGGCCGAGTTGGAGCGTCGCGGACTCGAATTGGCGCCAGTGGCCGATCCGACGACCCTGGTGCGCCGGGTATCAATCGACCTCACGGGCCTGGCCCCGTCGCCCGAGGAGATTGCCACGTTTTTGGCCGACGCTGCCCCCGGTGCCTACAAGCGGATGGTAGAGCGCTACTTGGCTAGTCCTCGTTATGGCGAGCGCTGGGGCCAGCATTGGCTCGATGCCGCAGGCTACGCGGATAGCAATGGGTATTTCAATGCTGATACGGACCGTCCGCTGGCCTACCGCTACCGCGACTATGTCATTGCGGCCTGCAACGCCGATAAGCCGTTCGACCTGTTCCTTCAGGAACAAATTGCCGGCGACGAGTTGGCCGGCTTCGATCCCGCAGGGGATGTGACGCCGGAGATGGTAGATCGACTGGTGGCCACGCATTTTCTTCGCAACGCGCCCGACGGCACGGGCGAGAGCGACGGCAACCCCGACGAACAACGGGCCGATCGGTTTACAGTCATCGAAGGGACCGTGCAGGTATTGGCGTCGAGCCTATTTGGGATGACGGTGCAATGTGCCCGCTGCCACGATCATAAGTTCGAGCCGGTCACGCAACGAGAGTACTACGAGCTGCAGGCAATTTTCTGGCCCGCCTACAATCCTGATCAATGGCGCCCCCCGAAGGATCGCACGGTGGCTGTTGCCCCTCGGGACGCGCGCGACCAGCATGCCGCGCGCAGCAAAGCGCTGAACGAACAGATCAAGGATCTGAAGACCAGGCTTGAAAAGGGCATCGAGGCCGCGCGCCAGCGGCTTTCGGACGAGCTGTTGGCGCGACTCGACGAGCCTGCGCGCCAACAGCTACAGCAGGCGCTCGAGCGCAAGAAGAGTGAGCGCAGCGATGCCGAACAGGAACTCGTCAAGGCACACAAGGCCGAAGTGGATCTGGCTGAAGACGCCTTGGCCGCCAAGCTGCCCGACTTTGCCGAGTTAATGGACACGACCAAGGAAAAGATCGCGGCGCTCGAGTCTCAGCGCCCCGAGGCTTTCGAGCAGTTGGCCGTGTTATACGATTTGCAAGCGTCGCCACCGCCGCATCATTTGTTGTTACGCGGCGACTATCGGGCGTTGGGAGCTGAAGTCGGCCCCGGGGTGCCGCAGGTTCTGTGCGCTCCGGAACGGAAGTACGAAGTAGGTCCGCAAAGTCCGTCAACAACGGGGCGACGCACGGCGCTCGCACAATGGCTCACTAATCCGCGGCATCCGGTCGTGGCCCGTGTGGCAGTGAATCGTATCTGGCAGAATCATTTCGGCCGGGGCATCGTGTCGACGACAGACAATTTCGGGTATACCGGCACGCCCCCTTCGCACCCGGAGTTGCTCGACTATTTAGCTGTCGAGTTTGTCCAGGGCGGATGGAGCAGCAAGGCCATCCACCGCCTGATCCTGAATTCGGCCGTTTATCGCCAGTCGACCGCGGCAGGAGATTCCGTTCGCCAGGCCGATCCCGACAACCTGCTGCTGTCGCGCTTTCCGTTGCTGCGATTGGATGCCGAGACTATCCGCGATTCGATGTTGCGCTCGAGCGGCGAACTCGACCTGGCCGTGGGAGGGCCGTACGTGCCCACCACGCGCACGCCGACAGGCGAGGTTGTGGTGCCGGCCGATGCGCCAGGAGCCGCACGCCGCTCGATTTATTTGCAACGCCGTCGCACCCAGCCTGATAGCATGCTCGATGTGTTCGACGCGCCACAGGTGACCACGAACTGCACGCGTCGCAACACGTCGACGATCGCTTTGCAATCTTTAAGCCTGCTCAATTCCGAATTCGTTACGGCCCGCGCCAGTGCCATGGCCGTGCGACTAGGCCGTGCCGTCGGCGATGACGTCGGGGCGAAAATAACGCAGGGGTTTCTCCTGGCGTTTTCACGTCCACCAACCGAGGTAGAGCGGGCCGCCGCAGAGGCGTTCATCGCCACTCAACCGACCACTTATCAGGGATCGCCCGACGCACAGGCACGCACCTGGCGAGACTTCTGCCAGATGCTGTTGGCGAGCAATGCATTTTTGTACGTCGAATGACAGAAACGTCGACAATTCACGAAGAGGATCGTCGCGATATGAGGATGTGAACCACGAATGACACGATTCACGCGAATGAAATCGAGCACCTTTCTTTTCATGCGTGTGTTATTCGTGGTAGCGTGAATTACTTTGGAATTGTCTCAGTGCCTCAGTGGTGAGAATCGGTACAGCCGAAACTAGGCAGCGTGACTATGGGCGACTTCTTTCAACTTAATCGTCGTGCATTCCTGGGACGATATGCCGGCGCCGTAGGGAGCTTGGCGCTCGCTGATCTGCTGGCGGCCACGAGTCCGTCCGCTGCACAGGCGGCCACGCCCGCGTTGCCGCCGGGGGCTGGTCGGGCGAAGGCGGTGATCTGCCTATTTCAGCATGGCGGCCCGAGCCAGATGGACTTGTTCGACGCCAAGCCAGAATTGGCGCGACACGACGGCAAGCCCTATGAAGGAGAACTCGAAGTTCACTTTCACGAGCAGAAGGGGAACGTGCTGGCCTCGCCCTTTGCGTTCCGCCCGGCGGGACAGTGCGGTATGCCGCTATCGGAAATCCTGCCGCACACCGCGGGGATCGCCGACGAGCTGACGCTAGTGCGCTCGATGACGACCGAAAGCGTCGATCACGAAGCGGCATTGCGGTTGATTCATAACGGCAAGATCATGGCCGATCGGCCTGTGATGGGCTCTTGGGTCGCGTATGCATTGGGGACCGAGAATCGCGATCTGCCCGCCTATGTGGTGCTGTCCGACCCTGGAGGGTTGCCGGTCGATGGCATTCGCAATTGGCAAAGCGGCTGGTTGCCGGCACTCTACCAGGGCACGCCATTCCGCGCCAAAGGTGCGCCGGTCCTGCACCTATCGAATCCCGAGGGCGTAACAGCGCAGGCGCGCCGCGGGGAACTCGCATTTCTCGAATCGCTCAATCGCGACCACCTGGCTCGGCATCCCGGCTATTCGGAGTTGGAGGCGCGGATTGCCAATTTCGAAACTGCCGCCCGCATGCAATCGGCCGTTCCCGAGATACTGGACCTATCGGGCGAGACCGAGGCCACACGGCAGATGTATGGACTCGACAACCCCACGACGGCCGAATACGGTGCGCGCTGTCTGCTAGCCCGCCGTCTAGTAGAGCAGGGGGTCCGCTACGTGCAGGTGTTCATGAGCGGCCAGCCGTGGGATACGCACGCCAAGAATGCCGATAATCTACGCGGCCTGTGCGCCCGCACCGATCAACCGTCGGCGGCGCTAGTGGCGGACCTGAAGCAGCGCGGGCTGTTGGATTCGACGATCGTGCTCTGGACCGGAGAGTTCGGCCGGCTGCCGATTTCGCAAAAAGCCGACGGCCGCGATCACAACCGGCACGCCTTCAGCCTGTGGCTAGCGGGGGGCGGCTTTCGACGTGGATACGTCCACGGGGCTACCGACGACTTTGGTTACAAGTCGGTTACCGATGTAGTCAACGTTCACGACCTGCACGCCACGCTGCTGACGGCGCTCGGCCTGGACCACACCCGTCTTACGTTTCCCCACGACGGCCGCGACGACAGTTTGACCGACGCCGAGGTAACGAAGGCCAGCGTCGTACGCGAGCTATTCGCGTAGGGAGCGCTTGGCGGTGGGCAGGCACAGGGATCCAATAGCGATCTTGGACGCCGGCGTCCTGCGTGGGACGACCACCGTTCAACTTGCTTTTCGCGCCCGGCGACGGCGCGCAACGATCCCGGCGCCCATGAGGCCCGCGAGCGACAACACCGCGGACGAAGGCTCGGGGACGACCTGAAAGGGGGCCTGGCCGATAAGTTGGCCGCTCATGCTGAAATCGGCTGCAATCAGCGTGTTCAGCGGTGCCGGCAGCGTGGAGGGTGTAATGTCGAACTTTACGGGCAACGTCAGGCGCAGATTCGACCCGACATGGTCTACCGTCCCTTGGCTGGCGTCGCCGTCAGCCGCGTTGGTGACCGGCAGTGTTGTGCTGAAACCGAATCCGACCTGATAGCTCAACCCCAAAATGTTCGCCGTCTCGGTGATGCTGATACCTTGGCCTGACAATCCTTGTTGCAGTGCAATTAACGCCGCACCGGTGGCAATGAAGTCGGTGATGTTGTCCTGCTTCAGCGTAGCAGTCAGAGACATATCTGTTGTACCGGACACCGAAATGTTGACCTGAGTCGAATCAAAGTGAGCCGGATAAGTTCCTCCGCCCGACATAGGGAGGATCGGGCTGTTCAGATCGACGGCAAAGTTACGCAGCGCTACGTTGAGATTGATCGCCGTCAGCGTACCGAGATTAAGAGTGGTCAGCCCCGAGATTCCCAAGGCGCTGACATCAATAGGCGGAACAACGACGCTTTGCGGCGAAGTGAATACCAGCCCATAGTCGGCCGGGGCAGTTCCCGAAGCGCCGCCAACGCCAGGGGCGATGGCCAAATTGTTGTTCAGCAACCCTACGGCGTTGGCTGCCTGAGCCTCGCCGCCGCCAGGAAACCCGACGCTGAACAGCCCGAGATTGGTGGCCATGTTGCTGGGCGTATTCGTGGCCGTCTGGTTGTAGAGTGCCGACGCGCTGCCGTCTCCGTTCAGTCCGCCGGATGCGAACTGTGGACCTTCGACCAAAGGTGTGCCGTTCAGTGTCGCTGTGGCGGCAATGTTGATGCGGCTTTGGTTGCTGGTCGAGACGTTGATGTTGGTGAATGAAAGTGGCAGGGCATGAGCGACGGGCGCAGCCACCAACAATGCAAACGAGGCCGTGAGGGCGAGAACAAGTTGTTTTCTGGTCATTAGCGTTATTCCCGAAACGAGCTGTGAACGTTTCCCCGAACTGGGCGATCCTGAAGCCAATCCAGGCACACCGTACCCCCTATATTACGCATAATTATTACGATCTTCACTACTTGCCAACGAAAAACCTGGAATCTTGTCGGGACCTAGATAGTCTTTCCACGCCGAGGCTTCGCCGCCGACCGAGAGCGGCAAAACGTCTTGGCAAACGGCCTTTCGTGCGGCCCCCGCAGGTCTTCTCAGCTATGAAACGAGCGTGCCTCGACAGCCTGCCACGCCCGTTTGACCTAAGAATTCCCTAGCGGGTTTCCGTTTCTTGCTTACCGGAGGCTGTCATGGCTGGTGTGTTTTCTGGGGTCCGGCAGTTGTCAATGGCCGTGGCCGGCTGGGCGATTCTGAGCGGTTTCGCACAGGCCGAGTTCACACCGATTGCCGGGTGGGATAACCAGCTGTTTCCCTCCTATCTGGTGACGACAGCCACGATTCGCCTGCCCGAGCAAGAAACCGACGATGACGCCGCCGAAGGCGACACGCAGCGGCTGGGTGACCGGCAGGGAGTGTTGGGAGTGCGGATCGAGTCGCCCGGGGCGGGCATCCCGGTTACGGTCACCATCACTGGCGACGCAATCCTCGAGCCCAGCACGTTTGAAGGGACGCTTGAGGAAGAAGGGGCGACCTACGACATCTTTCCTCAGATCAAATACAAGTACAACGTGCTGACGAAGAACAAGCAGTCGGTTCCCGTCACGGTGACCTTTTCGGTCGTGATGGGGGACGAAAGCGAGGACGATACCGAAGAGCAGACGGCCACGATTACTCTGCGTTCCGTGAACGATTGTCCCTTCTACATCTATCACGGCGACGACATGACCGACGTATCATTCGTTTTTGCCGGCTATGTCAACGAGCAACATCCGTTTGTCGACAAGGTGCTGCGCGAGGCGCTCAATAGCGACATTGTCGACTCGTTCACAGGGTATCAGTCGGGTGATACGAACGAGGTATACCGACAGGTGTACGCCCTATGGAATGCACTCAGCGATCGCGACGTGCGCTATAGCGATATCACCACGTCGGCGGCCGAGAATCCGATTATTTCCAGCCAGCACGTCCGACTGATCGACGAATCGATCAACAACTCACAGGCCAATTGCGTCGACGGCAGCGTGCTGTTTGCTTCGTTGCTACGCAAAATCAATATCGAGCCGGTGCTGATTTTCTTGCCGACGCATTGCTATTTGGGCTTTTATCTGGACGCCGAGCAAAAACAGCTCGTCGCGCTGGAAACAACGCTCATCGGTTCCGTCGCCGACGATGACGCCACGCGCGAAATCGACGGCGCCGATGGTGTGGTCGACGAAAAATGGAAAAAGACGAACTCCTGGGCGACGTTCTGCGCCGCGATCGCGATGGGGAACGAGGATTTGTACGAGACAAATGCCGACAAGTTCAACAAGGACGATCCCGGCTACCAGACGCTGTCCATCGCCGCGGCCCGCCGTCAGGGAATCCTGCCGATCGCCTTCGATTCGAACGAGAAGTTCGAGTCTGCCACGCCCGTCGACGAAGAGTAGTCGCGCTGTCAGGATGAACCGCCGGGCCGAACGTCCGGAGCGCATCCTACGAGCATGGCTTCGTTGACCGTCGGGCAGCTTCGTGACAAGACATCGAAGTTTTCTGCGGGCCGAGGCATTGCCAAAGAATCTGCTTGACCTCCAATAGATCGCATCGCTATATATAGCGTTACTGCTAATCAAGAATGGCGATCGGATGCCGGGGCGTTCGCGAAACAAGGCCAACACACATGACTGACCGATTCAGCGCCGAACTGATGCGAGGGAGCCTGGACCTGATGGTCCTGTCTGTGCTGGCGCAAGGCGCTCAATACGGTTACGCGGTGCAACAGACGCTGCGCGAGGCAACGCAAGGGCGCGTGCCGCTGCCGGCCGGAACGCTGTATCCCCTGTTGCACCGCCTGCAGGACGAGCGACTAATCCGCAGCCGGTGGGACGATTCGACCGGCCGCCGGCGGAAATGGTACGAACTCACAAAAACCGGGCAGGCGCGACTGAATGCACAGGCCGGTCAATGGTTCGCTTATGTGGACTGCATCCGCGGGCTGCTTGACGCGTCTGGCGGGTTGCGTCCAGCCACAGCTTGATTTTGAGTCATCGGTTCGGCCTTCGAGCACTCGACACGAAGACCAGCACAAAGGGCCGTGCGGCATGTCCGAACAGGAATTCGAACTCTATCTAAAGCTTTTGGCACGCTGCCTGCGGTTGACGCCCGGCCAGCGCGACCAGATTGCCGACGAGCTGCGCGATCATCTCCAGGAACGCCTCGAAGAGCTGGTGCGCAGTGGGCTCTCGCGCGATCAGGCCGTGGTGCAAGCCCTTGATGAATTTGGCGACGCGTCGGTGCTGGCAGCTCACTTTACTACGATCGCGCAATGGCGCAGAAGGAAGCTTTTTATGCGTCTCTCCCTCGGCTCGGTGGCGGCTCTGACTATTGTACTTTTTGGGGCCATGGCCTTTTGGCCGGACAATGCCACCGTGCAAGGGCCAAACCACGTAATCGGCGAGACGACGGTGCCCGGCGACGACGTTGCCGATTCCTTTAAAGTAAAGGTGGCTCAGCCGATCGCTCGCGAGGTGGCCGATTCCGTCATTTCCAACGGATTGCTCGAACCGTCGCAGTCTGTGGAAATTCGGGCCCGCGTCAC
Above is a window of Pirellulales bacterium DNA encoding:
- a CDS encoding GyrI-like domain-containing protein — translated: MEYQILTQALAPQPLAVVRLQANAGDLSRVIPAACGEVWAFVRSAPIENAGRHVAVYLDGEINIECGVEVAGPFCGDGRVVPSTTPGGRVASTVHIGPYHLLGNAHAAIRKWCRDNGQRSCGPNWEIYGHWNDDPAQVRTDVFYLLDG
- a CDS encoding mandelate racemase/muconate lactonizing enzyme family protein, with the protein product MKITQVVCQILRIKNVEAKTASSQDSVLVRVRTDTGLEGIGEADASPEVVKAIIDAPFSHNIACGLREILVGQNPLETQRLWQLMLRRTMYFGRTSVTITAMSAVDMALWDLKGKHFGEPIHRLLGGKQHDRIKAYASILFGRDGRETADIGRRWREAGYRAVKFGWEPMGPSETVDIDLVRGAREGVGDGTVLIDAGCVWDARTALKRAHAFDQFGIEWLEEPLRPDDYEGYAWLRDRSPVPIASGEEECGREAFRPLIERRALDVYQVDLARNGFTDAAYIRDRVEEIGARLCNHCYTSPVTVAAGLHWLSTCRDAFIYEDCVEDSPLRHELTIEKVQAEDGWISVPDRPGLGVTLDENFVKAHLVAESGSKG
- a CDS encoding DUF1553 domain-containing protein encodes the protein MQRVVLNFVERTIATALLLVGCAPFGIAEEQTHVDLQHDVMPLLRARCVKCHGPMKREGGLNLSTPRSMTRGGESGPSIVAGNLEDSYLWERIDADQMPPEMPLSAEERAVLQTWITAGAPGLPSAEEAAKPGPDHWAFVPPVRAELPLVAHQDRVSNAIDRFILAELERRGLELAPVADPTTLVRRVSIDLTGLAPSPEEIATFLADAAPGAYKRMVERYLASPRYGERWGQHWLDAAGYADSNGYFNADTDRPLAYRYRDYVIAACNADKPFDLFLQEQIAGDELAGFDPAGDVTPEMVDRLVATHFLRNAPDGTGESDGNPDEQRADRFTVIEGTVQVLASSLFGMTVQCARCHDHKFEPVTQREYYELQAIFWPAYNPDQWRPPKDRTVAVAPRDARDQHAARSKALNEQIKDLKTRLEKGIEAARQRLSDELLARLDEPARQQLQQALERKKSERSDAEQELVKAHKAEVDLAEDALAAKLPDFAELMDTTKEKIAALESQRPEAFEQLAVLYDLQASPPPHHLLLRGDYRALGAEVGPGVPQVLCAPERKYEVGPQSPSTTGRRTALAQWLTNPRHPVVARVAVNRIWQNHFGRGIVSTTDNFGYTGTPPSHPELLDYLAVEFVQGGWSSKAIHRLILNSAVYRQSTAAGDSVRQADPDNLLLSRFPLLRLDAETIRDSMLRSSGELDLAVGGPYVPTTRTPTGEVVVPADAPGAARRSIYLQRRRTQPDSMLDVFDAPQVTTNCTRRNTSTIALQSLSLLNSEFVTARASAMAVRLGRAVGDDVGAKITQGFLLAFSRPPTEVERAAAEAFIATQPTTYQGSPDAQARTWRDFCQMLLASNAFLYVE
- a CDS encoding DUF1501 domain-containing protein; translated protein: MGDFFQLNRRAFLGRYAGAVGSLALADLLAATSPSAAQAATPALPPGAGRAKAVICLFQHGGPSQMDLFDAKPELARHDGKPYEGELEVHFHEQKGNVLASPFAFRPAGQCGMPLSEILPHTAGIADELTLVRSMTTESVDHEAALRLIHNGKIMADRPVMGSWVAYALGTENRDLPAYVVLSDPGGLPVDGIRNWQSGWLPALYQGTPFRAKGAPVLHLSNPEGVTAQARRGELAFLESLNRDHLARHPGYSELEARIANFETAARMQSAVPEILDLSGETEATRQMYGLDNPTTAEYGARCLLARRLVEQGVRYVQVFMSGQPWDTHAKNADNLRGLCARTDQPSAALVADLKQRGLLDSTIVLWTGEFGRLPISQKADGRDHNRHAFSLWLAGGGFRRGYVHGATDDFGYKSVTDVVNVHDLHATLLTALGLDHTRLTFPHDGRDDSLTDAEVTKASVVRELFA
- a CDS encoding PEP-CTERM sorting domain-containing protein, translated to MTRKQLVLALTASFALLVAAPVAHALPLSFTNINVSTSNQSRINIAATATLNGTPLVEGPQFASGGLNGDGSASALYNQTATNTPSNMATNLGLFSVGFPGGGEAQAANAVGLLNNNLAIAPGVGGASGTAPADYGLVFTSPQSVVVPPIDVSALGISGLTTLNLGTLTAINLNVALRNFAVDLNSPILPMSGGGTYPAHFDSTQVNISVSGTTDMSLTATLKQDNITDFIATGAALIALQQGLSGQGISITETANILGLSYQVGFGFSTTLPVTNAADGDASQGTVDHVGSNLRLTLPVKFDITPSTLPAPLNTLIAADFSMSGQLIGQAPFQVVPEPSSAVLSLAGLMGAGIVARRRRARKAS
- a CDS encoding PadR family transcriptional regulator, with product MTDRFSAELMRGSLDLMVLSVLAQGAQYGYAVQQTLREATQGRVPLPAGTLYPLLHRLQDERLIRSRWDDSTGRRRKWYELTKTGQARLNAQAGQWFAYVDCIRGLLDASGGLRPATA